AATAAAAAATCTGTGTTCCAATTAGGAACACAGATTTTTTATTTTAACTTTTTCAAATCCTTAAGTAATGATACTTTAGATGAATGATTGTATAGTATATTAGTTAGAATTCCTATAAAATAACCTGTTATAACACCGGATAACATTAAAACAGGTAAATATATATATATTCTGGAATCTTGGATTATTATAGCGGCTACTAATAATTGACCTATATTGTGAAATAATGCGCCAACCATACTAATAGACCATAAGCTTAGCTTGTCTCTAAACTTATTATATAAAAAAATCATAAAAATATTACTAAGTAAGCCTCCTGCAATACTGTATATGAAAGAGGACATACTACCACCTAAAAAGGATCCTAAAATAGTTCTTAAAAACATTATTAAAAGAGCCTCTCTACTACCTAAAGTAAGTAGGGCAAATAAGGATATAGAGTTAGATAGTCCAAGTTTTATACCAGGTATTCCAGGTAGTAATACAGGAAGTTGAGCTTCTACTATATAAATTATT
This window of the Clostridium cochlearium genome carries:
- a CDS encoding Gx transporter family protein → MKNIKKLVFISLLVSIALIIYIVEAQLPVLLPGIPGIKLGLSNSISLFALLTLGSREALLIMFLRTILGSFLGGSMSSFIYSIAGGLLSNIFMIFLYNKFRDKLSLWSISMVGALFHNIGQLLVAAIIIQDSRIYIYLPVLMLSGVITGYFIGILTNILYNHSSKVSLLKDLKKLK